Within the Cotesia glomerata isolate CgM1 linkage group LG6, MPM_Cglom_v2.3, whole genome shotgun sequence genome, the region CGAAACtgttaaatttgtttatttgcTATAATACTTAATCTTGTTACGTAGATCGAAATCTTTGTCTTAATTTTGTTGAACGATCTTGATCTGTTTCAAAATCAAGTTTAAGATCAAGATGAAAATAAAGATCAAATAGATCAAGTTATATCAATAACGATCTATTTGAATTGATGTAAATTTCGATGTTTTAGGGTCGAAAGTGTCTATTGTTTAACTTTGCTGCTATGTAGAGCAAGAGCCCGTGAACCCCAGACCTtcgttattttataaaagctGAAAGTTTGTCAGCGCATGCTCCTAACACAGGTAAGAACGATGGACTATTATGAAGTTTGGGTTACCGTGGCTTTGGCAGGTAAACGGTACTAAAGGTGTGTAAAATACCGATCTAAATTcatcaaataataaagtttGATTTTTTGGTATGATCTTcagaatattattaaaaatgacgtTATTGATTGCCAGACACTTAACATCGTGGCAACCCCTTGCCAGACACCCCTAATGTTCATGAGGTTATAATTCTACTTATGTTATAGTATAAGAGctgatttttatatataatacttaGGTAATAATTAGATGATGTTTCCTCATCAGCCAGACATTTTTGATAGTTCCAACCCCTTGCCAGACAATGATGTAGGGTTGCTGTAGGAGCGAGCGCGAGACAGTATATGTATGGTGGGTGCGAGTGAGATGGCGAGATAGGTCTATCGCGATCCCTCAATAacagattataaaaaaaaaaccaaatatatagtactcaaaaatttaattaaaaatagattaatGACATTACAAGttattataaagtataaaaaaatagattgaTGACATtacagattattattatagtgtattgaagaaaatattattttattcattgtcatcattataatcaatattatcatTTTCTTCATCACTGTTACTCCATTCGATATCGtcgtcttcttcttcttcttcgtcAATTTCTGTAGAAATATGAAAAAGTTAATGGGATTGAAAATATCAAAGAATAATGTATAATGGTTTGAAGTAGTATTCATACCTGAGACAGCTTTCAGTGATTCTCTGACGAAATTTGGCAACTGATCACCTTCGAACCATTTAAAATGGTACTGATTATCTTCGAGAACCCAACCATTATTCTCGTGTTGATAAATTACCCATCGTGATATGCTTAGACGTCTTGACTTGACCATTATGAATTGCATAAATAATATCTTGACAGTAAGACCGTACTTGACGAATACATTTTGAGCCACTTTTTCGTTTCTGTCTAGAACCACCTATGAGAgtagaataaaaatcaaataattcttGCGGTATAGAAGCTTCACCTGCAATTAAATGCTGTGCTGAAAGATTTTTAgatggtaattttttcttgtccATTGTCAAAATAGTTTTTCGTAAGACTAATGCCGCTTTTTGGATAATATTTTCAGATTTTAAGTTGTCCAATACTGTTTCGTCGATCGTCTTCATATAATTGGgtgctattatttttttattccggattgtaaagaatttaacatttttggaaaacttcttatcaattttttcttctaggtGATGTGCAGTAAAAGTAGTATCTATTTCAATGGAATTCTCTGCACAAATTCTCTCCAATGAATCAGTATATAATTCATGTAAATGAATCAATAAATGACAGCGGCCGTTGTTGATAATATCTTCTTCTATGATGCTACAAATTTCATTGAAAGCTTCTTGGTGGTACTCTCGATAATGATGCCAATCACTTTTAACAGATATTTTCGCCAatgaagatattttattattaaactgaATCCTACAGTCAGTGTGATAGTATATTTTCGGACTTGCAATACTTTCCAATCTACTTAACAACTCATTATACTCTTTTTGATTTTCAATGCTAGACATTATACGAGACTGAAATTGGTTTTTATCACCTTCATGGAGTGGAAGCATTTTTGATCTCACTTgtctcttttttttattgcaaaataaacaaatttttttacttatatcaACACTGGTATCACTTTGTATCGAACTATTTACTTCTGTGGTTGCATTAGCATTTTCACTCACTTCTTCAAGTCCGCGAATGTCCACAGCGGCCTGGGAAGGTTGAAGTTCTGTTGATTGAGAAGCTGAAGGTGGGTGTGATACAGTTAACTCAGACAAATGCGATGAACCTGGTATTGAATCGTCTGTTGATGTAATTACGTCTTTAGATGGTTCTTTTTCTTGCTCTGTTTCAACAGtctttttagaatttttaggtTCTGgggtaaaatattttttcatcagtCCTGTGAATGATTTGTAACATTCCCTGTGATAACCACTCTCTGTATATTCACGTGGAAGAATgatgttattatatttaaggttatgtttttttcgcaattttaaaattaattcacattttttcaatgtctcctcagaaaataatattattttaccactacttttcttacaaataacacaaattaATGTATCACCCatgacttaattttttaaacaaaatcactttgatttaaaattcacaaaaacaAATTGTAAGCATATAATGTACGTTTCATACACTaataatatattgaatataCTTTATAGTCTGTATATATtcgaaatattttatgttgttaattaataataactattaaattaataatacttggATAGCATATAAGATTATTTTAGCTGATGTAAACATGTACTAAGTACTAAACAATACATGCGCAGTAGAAATAACAACTGCGCAGTGAGGGATCACGATAGACCTATCTCGCCATCTCACTCGCACCCACCATACATATACTGTCTCGCGCTCGCTCCTACAGCAACCCTACATCATTGTCTGGCAAGGGGTTGGAACTATCAAAAATGTCTGGCTGATGAGGAAACATCATCTAATTATTACCtaagtattatatataaaaatcagCTTTTATACTATAACATAAGTAGAATTATAACCTCATGAACATTAGGGGTGTCTGGCAAGGGGTTGCCACGATGTTAAGTGTCTGGCAATCAATAacgtcatttttaataatattctgAAGATAATACCAAAAAATCACACTTTATTATTTGATGAATTTAGATCGGTATTTTACACACCTTTAGTACCGTTTACCTGCCAAAGCCACGGTAACCCAAACTTCATAATAGTCCATCGTTCTTACCTGTGTTAGGAGCATGCGCTGACAAACTTTCagcttttataaaataacgaAGGTCTGGGGTTCACGGGCTCTTAGACTAATGGGCTTGAAACGTTAAGAAATAGTCCAAATCGATTGTATTTGATGTCCTGAACATTGTTATGAccaattttgcaaaaattaaaagtcgAATTTTTCGATGTTCTGTGGAGTTACCAAATCTGCTTCTATGGGCATTAGTAGCTCGAAAATAGTCTAGATTTTCTAGAAAATAGGTCATTTGTCAAAAGTCATGACATAGGTAACAAGTCTCTTGGATCATAGGACGTATGTCGTaggtttaaattataagtatattacacacctctGGAAGTAAAATAAGAGAtttctcagatcacatgtaattgtcggcgAAGGGAAAGCAAACTTTCTTATCTACTTCCTGTGGGGTGTATACTATTTCTtcgctcgacgaaggcagaaagcggcacttttgtttagcgcagcaggccgaaagttgacgccttctgcccgtcgagtaaaaaaaaaattctattgtgTTTAAGAAACTTTATATGAAGCAAATCTTTTGTACTTTCGTGTATTTCTGTAACTTCAGTTAACGCTGGTCAAAGGTCATAGGTCAAAGTTCACATAAATCAAGGTCATATAGGTCATATGTCAGTAGGTCACTGAATGGCTAGAATATTGTAAAATTCGACTTTCGAAATTTGCGAAATTAAGGTACAATCATGTATAGGAGATCGAATAAAAGCGACTAGGACTATTCCCGAGCTCTCTAAACCCTAGGAGCAAAATTACACGATCAACAGTTCTGATTGTAGAAGTCtaaatattaaactttttaatttaacgaaATTGAGGTATCGATTATGTTGAGGACATCATATACAATCTATTTGTACCATTTCTAAACGTTTGAAGAATTCAtctttcgaatttttttgaattaaggtCTTAATCGTATTTAGGGTATAGAATACGATTGATCCAGATTTTGACCGTGATCGTGATGGTGATCTAGATCTTGATCGTAATCGAAATCTTGATATAAATTTCGATCTAAATCTTGATCACGATTTTGTTCTTGGGCAAGACCATGATTTTGTTGATCTAGATCAGGAACAAGATCTAGAATAtatctagatctagatcagGATCAAGATCTTGATCAAGATCAAGATGAAGATCTTAATCTAGATCAGAATCAAGATCTTTATGTAGATCAGGATCAAGATCTAGATAAGGATCAGGATCAAGAATCTAGATTAAGATCGGGATCCAGTCCTAGACCAGGATCAGATATAAGATTTGGATGAAGATTTAGATGTAGATTTAGATCAATAAGTTCAagatctagatctagatcaacaAGATATGATATAGATCTTGATCTTGATCTTGACTTGATCTTAATCTTTATCTTAAACTTGAACTAAATCTTGAGTTCGTTGAACTAGATCTCAACcttgttaatataaatttgttgATCACATCTAGATCATGATCTTGATTGCGATTTAGATCTTGATTTTGTTGATCTAGATATAAAACCATATCTTAATTTTGTTGATGTAGATCTAAATCTATGTCTTAATTTTGTTGAACTAGATCCATATCACAATCTTGTTGATCTGGATCTAGATCGTGTTGATTAGATTAATCTCTAAATCTTGTCGATCTAGATCTACATATAGATTTTAATCATAATCCTGATCTATATCTAGATCTTAATCGTGATCCTGATCTTGATCGAGAACTAGATCACGATTCACATCGAGATCTAGATTAAGATTAAGATCAAGATCACGATCAAGATCTAGATTTATATCACGTTCAAGATCTTGATCATAATCGTGATCTAGATCTCGACTAAATCTTGATCTTGATCGTTATCGtgatctagatctagatcagGATTAGAATCAAGATCTTCATCTTCATGTAGATCCATATCTTTATCTCGTTGATCTGAATGATATCTAGATCGTGATCTTGATCCTGATGTAGATCTTGATCTTGATACTGATGTAGATCTTGATCTTGATACTGATGTAGATCTTGATCGTGGTCCTAATCTAAATCTTGATCCTGATCCTTATCTAGATCTTGATCTTGATCTTGATCCTGATATATCTTTATCTTGATTTTGATTAAGATCTTGATCTTGACTTTGATCTAGATCAATATCTGGATTTTGTTGATTTATATCTCAATCTTGTTAATCTAGTTCGACATCTAGATCTTAATGTTGATCCTGATCAAGATCTCAATATTGTTAATGTAGATTTACATGTAGATCATGATCTTGAGCCTGATTTCAATGATCTAGATCTAAATATATCACAATCTGGTTGATCTAGATTTTGATTTTAGTGATGTAGACGACTACATCTTTGTGATCCGGATCCATATCTCGATCTATTCTTGAACTTGATCTAGATCGGGATCAAGATCAAGATCTAGATCAGTATTTACATCGAGATGTAAATAACGATTAATATCAAAATCTAGTTCACGATCAAGATCTGATTAAGATCTAGATTACGATCAAGATTTAGATCAAGATGTAAATCACGATTGAGTGGTCGCAGTAATAATACATACAGGACCTATACATACGTCATAGGTTATAACCTATAGGTAGCAGGTCATTAGTCAAAGATCATTAGTAATAGTTTACATAGGTCATAGATTAGAGGAAACATAGATTATATGTTATAGGTAAATACCGTAATTTATAGGTCACATAAGTCACATAGGTCACATGCCCTATGATCCATATAACCTATTATCAATGATTTATGTGAACTATGAACCATGTGATCTATGACCAATGACCTATGTGATCTATTATGACCTCTATTTGACGTCAGATCTGATGATTTTGTAACTATGCTCATATGGGCTTGAACAGCTTGGTATAAGTTAAATAGATTGTATTTAATGTCCTAAACACGATTATAACCTTTATTTCGCAAAATTCGAATGTGAAATTGATTGATTTTCCACGGTTATAAATGACGATTATGAAACTCAGCTTCTATTAGCATTGTTCGCTCAGAGATAGCTTGCTTGTGTTTGTTTTCCTACACGattataatgttaattttgCAAAAGTCGTAAGTTCAATATTCTGACGTTTTACGAACAGTTGAACTTATGACTTCGCTCCTAGGGTCCTGGAAAGCTTCAGGATAGTTTCAAAAACCTGTATTATGTGTCCTAAACAAGATAATGACTCGaattttgcaaaattaaaaaaatgaacttttatAGAACATAGGTTCTACGGTCAGGACTGTCGATTTTGAAACTATGCTACTATGATCATGAAAGGTAGAAAATATTGCGGATCAATCGTATTCTATACCCTAAACACTATTGAGaccttaatttaaaaaaattcaaaagatgAATTCTTCAAACGTTTAGAAAAGGTATCGATTGTCTTTGATGTCCTGAACATGATCAAGACCTTAAtttcgtaaaattaaaaagtttaataattagaCTTCTATAATCAGAACTGTTGATCGTGTAACTTTGCTCCTAGGGTTTAGAAAGCTCGGGGATAGTCTTAGTCGCTTTTATTCGTTCTCTTATCCATAATTATACCTTAATTTCGCATAATTCGAAAGTTGAATTTTACAATGTTCTAGTCATTCAATGACCTACTGACATATGACCTATATGAACCTTGATTTATGTGAACTTTGACCTATGACCAAAGGACCTTTGGCCAACGTTAACTGAAGATTCATAAATACACcatagtacaaaaaaaaaagatttgcttcggaaaaattttcttaaacacaatggaatttttttttactcgacgggcagaaggcgtcaactttcggcccgctgcgctaaacgaaagtgACGCTTCCTGCCTTCGACCAGTGAAAGAATAGTATACACCCCACAGGAAGTAAACAAGAAAGCTCggcctcggccgacaattacattTAATCTGagaaatttcttattttacttccCTAGATGTGTGATATACTATTTAAACCTACGACATACGTCCTATGACCCAAAAGACCTGTTACCTATGTCCTATGACTTCCGACCAATGATCTATTTTCTGGACAATCTAGACTTTTCAAGCTACTATGTCCAATAGAAGGAGTGTTTTAAAGTCCACAGAACATTcgacttttaatttttgcgaAATTAAGGTCATAATACAAATGTTCAGGACATCAAATACAATCGATTTAGACTATTTCTTAACGTTTGAAGCTGATAGcagaaaagttaaaaaaaaagatagttTCGACCGTAAAATCTCGAAATTTACATCAATTAGAATAGATCACGTTAATGATATAACTTGATCTATTCGTGTTAAAGAACAATATCTGGAGAGTCAGGTTTAtaggttaattttattgacatttattacaaaattaagaaCAAGTTTAAGTTACAGAACACACAGTCTTTTAGATCACAGTTTCGTTTTATGAAATCAATGAAAGTCACTTAAATGGTTAAAATAGTGGTTAGACACCGTAAACTCAAAGGAGAAGAGGTGCTGGATCTGTTGATTAGAAATAGACTTCTAGAAGGTGTTCAAGGGAGCCTGCAGGTGCACCTTACAAGGTGATGACCAAGCCGGGCCTTGGGTACGATGATTTTCTCtgaggtgtaccacaaggaAGCTTGTAGGTCACCTAACAGGGTGAAAAGAAGTACCGAGCCTTGAAAACGATGATTTTCTTGTCTAGAAGTCGCTAAAGAAGATGCTTTCTCGATTAAGTTATAAACACGCTGACTTAGATGATTTTCTTATGCTCAGAATAACAAGATTTTACTTGTAGACAAGTTCGTTGCAGTGAAAGACTTTTATTTTAGCTTGATATCACGATGTGAATAGAAAGCGTTTGAATTGGACTGACACGCAGCGCCGGACGGACTGGCTTATATACTTCACTGGCGGGATTCTCGAATTTTCAGCTGGAATTCTCTCGATTGAGTTCGAGAGAATTCTTTTAGATAAATTCACTTTCCAGATTAacaaaatgaatgattttgatacaaaaatgaatttttactttattttaactcttttgatttttaattgatcgatttttacttaatattcagccaaaattaagaattttgatctAGACTTTTCTTTTACGAGATGTTTCTAGGCGCAGACGCGAGTAAGGCGCAGGCGCGAGCTAAGCGCGATCTAAACGAAAGCGCCACATGTTGTTGTTTAGAGTACTCATAACGATCTATAGGTGGCGccacatattttatttatcattatttaataattttgaattttaaccaacaattttgaattatatctttattttattctatttttaaacaattcgATATCTTGATCCTCATCTTGATCTAGAACTTAGATGAGATCTTGATTTTGTTCATCTAGATCTCAATCTTGGTTATCTAGATTGACACGTAGATCCTGATCATGATGCTGATTCGAAGTTGATTTCATTGGTCTAAATATAAATCTTTATTTGAATCTTGTTGATCTAGATCTGAATGTAAGTCTTAATTTTGTTGAACTAGAATTAGATTTATATCACAATCCTTTCGATCGGGATCGTGATTTTGGTAATGTAGTCGATATCTAGATGTTGTTAGAATAGATCTAAATCTAGATCTTGATATTCCGATATAGATCTAGATCTATTCTCGATCTTGTTATAGATCTACATCTAGTTCTTTAACATGATCCTGAGTTCTAGGACCGGATCTTGTTCTTAATCTAGATCGTCAAGGAACTGGATTTCGATCTGAATCTAGATCTTAATCTAGATCCTTATCTGAATCTTGGTCTTGATCCTGATCTGGACCTTGATCTAGATCTTGATCCTGATCGTGATCGCGATCtattctagtttttttttctgatctAGATTAGGATTTACCTGGAAATCACGAACAAGATTAAGATACAGACGACTATCAAGATCAAGATTTAGATCACGATCGACTTAGATTGAAATCTCGATCACGATCAAGATCATTTAGATCAAGATTTTGATCGTGATCGTAATCTTGAACCTGATGTAACTCTTGATCTAGATCAGAAACTGGGTCTAGAATAGATCTAGATCAAGATCAAG harbors:
- the LOC123267394 gene encoding uncharacterized protein LOC123267394; this translates as MGDTLICVICKKSSGKIILFSEETLKKCELILKLRKKHNLKYNNIILPREYTESGYHRECYKSFTGLMKKYFTPEPKNSKKTVETEQEKEPSKDVITSTDDSIPGSSHLSELTVSHPPSASQSTELQPSQAAVDIRGLEEVSENANATTEVNSSIQSDTSVDISKKICLFCNKKKRQVRSKMLPLHEGDKNQFQSRIMSSIENQKEYNELLSRLESIASPKIYYHTDCRIQFNNKISSLAKISVKSDWHHYREYHQEAFNEICSIIEEDIINNGRCHLLIHLHELYTDSLERICAENSIEIDTTFTAHHLEEKIDKKFSKNVKFFTIRNKKIIAPNYMKTIDETVLDNLKSENIIQKAALVLRKTILTMDKKKLPSKNLSAQHLIAGEASIPQELFDFYSTLIGGSRQKRKSGSKCIRQVRSYCQDIIYAIHNGQVKTSKHITMGNLSTRE